The DNA segment aaaacggagttcgtggaacacctttagaactcatgaaatcataccagcaaaatcgaaaacaatctgtctatatccacaaccgtcaggcttcttttctggcggtacgaaatggtgtgcctcaaggcagcattctgggcccgatgctttttaacatctatataaatgacattgtgcatatttatgacaaagcgaaattatatacgccgatgatagcagtatacttATCTCTAGTCTGTATCCGATAAGGCCACTGTAGCATGACTGCGCACCCTAAATGCGCAGATACTCTCGGCGCACGTTCCCGCGCCTATATAATCAAATGCTTGAATAAAGCAATCGTTCTTTTTGTTCTGGCCATCATGCTGTTGCGTCGTCCTTGCTagttacatggtgtcagaagtggccgccGCGGACCGAAGCCCAGCAGTAACGGCGCGGAATGGACCTACTGAAGGTGCCGGAACCTTTGCGTCTATCGGGCAACCTATCGGAAAATTGGCAGCGCTTCAAGCAAAAGTTTGAGCTGTATCTGCAAGCAACGGCAGTAGAGAAGGCCCCGAAAAGTGATGCTTCAAAAGCTGCACTCTTGCTGAGCTTCGCAGGAGACGAAGCGCTCGACATCTTCAACAATTTCCAGTACGGCCCCGGAGAAAGCAAGGAAAGCTACGGAACTGTGGTGCAGAAGTTCGACGCTTATTTCTCCGAGGTGAGCAACGAAATTCATGAAAGATATGTATTTCGTACAAGGAGGCAGATGGAGAAGGAAACGTTTGAGAAATTTGTGCGCGATTTAAAGAGACAGGCAACCCAGTGCAATTTAGGGGATCAGCACGATTCACTGATTAGAGACCAAATTGTGTTTGGTACAAATAACTCAAAGCTTCGTGAAAGAATGCTCGCCGAGAAAGACCTAACGCTACTAAAAGCTGAAGAATTGTGCAAGGCTGCAGAATCGGCGGCACTATGGAGCCAAGTTTGGATTAAGTCAGAAGACTGCGTTGACAGTATTTCAAGTCGCACAGTCTCGACGAAAAAAGAGCAGCAACGCGATAAAAAGCTGTGTCGTGATAATCAACAGTACTGCTGCAGGAAATGCAACCGTAAACATAGGCCTAAACAGTGTCCAGCGTTCGGTAAGATATGTCAATCTTGCCGCAAGTTCAACCACTTTGCAAGTTGTTGCCGGAAGACGACCACCGTCAGTGAAGTCGGTAAAGTCGACGAAAATGACTTTGAAATTCTTGAAATAACCTCCCAAAATGGTCACAGGAAGGACTGGACAGTTAAACAACGTGTAAGTGGCCGTGAAGTTATGTTCAAGGTGGACACTGGTTCGCAGGCAAGCTTGCTACCGTTTTCAATATACCGTAAGCTTCAAACCAAAGAATTATTGCAACCTACCTGCTCAGTGCTGCGAGCATACAACGGGGGTGTAATTTAAAGCTACGGAAGAACGTCACAGAAAGTGTCCGTGGAAGCCACCGAGATTACCATCAAATTTTTCGTCGTAAAGAATGGGCGTCAATCCATCCTAGGACTCGGTGCCAGTGAGGCGCTCGGGTTGGTTCAACGCACGGTGGACACTGTGAATGCCTTCCCTGAGTATGAACTTTTGAAATATTTCAGGCACGTCTTCCAAGGGTTGGGCTGCTTCAAGATTCCGTACAGCATGGTCCTCGAACCAGGCGCAGTTCCAGCCGTTCAGCCGGCCCGTAGGGTTCCACTGGCACTTCAAGAACCTCTATAGAAAGAACTCCAGCGCATGACGCGTGCGGGAATCATCGTCAGCGAAAGAGAGGccacagactgggtaagccctCTGGTCTTagtaaagaaaaaagacggtGCTTTAAGGGTTTGCATGGACCCCAGAAGAGTAAACATGCACATCAAGAGGCAACACTTCCCTTTACCAAGGCGCGAGGACTTGGAAGCACGACTAACAAGAGCAACCTATTTTAGCTGTCTGGATGCATACGCTGGATTCCATCAGGTGCCCTTGGACGAGAAAACGTCCAAGATCTGTACGTTCGCGTCACCTTTCGGCAGATACCGCTTCTTAAGGCTTCCCTTTGGTATCTCGTCCGCTCCTG comes from the Amblyomma americanum isolate KBUSLIRL-KWMA chromosome 1, ASM5285725v1, whole genome shotgun sequence genome and includes:
- the LOC144118148 gene encoding uncharacterized protein LOC144118148; this encodes MDLLKVPEPLRLSGNLSENWQRFKQKFELYLQATAVEKAPKSDASKAALLLSFAGDEALDIFNNFQYGPGESKESYGTVVQKFDAYFSEVSNEIHERYVFRTRRQMEKETFEKFVRDLKRQATQCNLGDQHDSLIRDQIVFGTNNSKLRERMLAEKDLTLLKAEELCKAAESAALWSQVWIKSEDCVDSISSRTVSTKKEQQRDKKLCRDNQQYCCRKCNRTSSKGWAASRFRTAWSSNQAQFQPFSRPVGFHWHFKNLYRKNSSA